From a single Bacteroidales bacterium genomic region:
- the nfo gene encoding deoxyribonuclease IV, with protein sequence MKRVGAHVSASGGVENAPENAHKIGAKAFALFTKNQKQWYSSPLTKKNIEEFKANVINLGFSPEHILPHDSYLINLGHPEEEGLTKSRVAFEDEMKRCEQLGIRLLNFHPGSHLGKIDPEQSLLRIAASINIALSKTNGVTAVIENTAGQGTNLGYQFEQLAFIIAHVEDKSRVGVCLDTCHSFVAGYDIKTREGFEATFRKFDEIVGMKYLKALHLNDAKKDLGSKVDRHESIGQGTIGLDTFRWIMNDPRFDEIPMILETPNEDIWAEEISLLYSLIES encoded by the coding sequence ATGAAAAGAGTTGGAGCGCATGTGAGTGCATCGGGAGGAGTAGAAAATGCACCGGAAAATGCGCATAAAATTGGGGCGAAAGCATTTGCTTTGTTCACAAAAAATCAAAAACAGTGGTACTCCTCGCCGTTAACCAAAAAAAATATCGAGGAGTTTAAAGCCAATGTCATCAATCTCGGATTTTCACCGGAGCACATACTTCCACATGACAGCTACCTGATCAACCTCGGGCATCCGGAAGAAGAAGGTTTGACCAAATCACGCGTTGCTTTTGAAGACGAAATGAAACGCTGCGAGCAGTTAGGCATCCGGTTGCTAAATTTCCATCCCGGAAGCCACCTGGGTAAAATCGACCCTGAACAAAGTCTGCTCAGGATTGCAGCGTCCATTAATATTGCTTTGAGCAAAACCAACGGCGTTACAGCGGTGATAGAAAACACTGCCGGTCAGGGAACCAATCTGGGTTACCAATTTGAACAACTGGCATTCATCATAGCCCATGTGGAGGATAAAAGCAGAGTCGGCGTCTGCCTTGATACCTGCCACTCATTTGTTGCCGGTTATGACATTAAAACCCGTGAAGGTTTTGAAGCAACCTTCCGGAAGTTTGACGAAATTGTTGGAATGAAATACCTCAAAGCCCTGCACCTGAACGATGCCAAGAAAGATTTAGGATCAAAAGTTGACCGCCACGAGAGTATCGGACAGGGAACCATCGGGCTGGACACTTTCCGGTGGATTATGAACGACCCCCGTTTTGACGAAATCCCCATGATCCTCGAAACTCCCAACGAAGACATCTGGGCTGAAGAGATCAGCCTTTTATACAGCCTGATCGAAAGTTAA
- a CDS encoding glutathione peroxidase yields the protein MKYNLLLTLSLLISMIAFSQTKKTFHDFTVETLTGDKFDLSSLKGKKVLVVNTASKCGLTPQYEGLQALYAKYGGDNFTIIGFPANNFMNQEPGTAEEIMEFCTANYGVEFPMMAKVSVKGDDMCEVYKWLTSKDKNGVLDSEVGWNFQKYLIDENGHLVDMVSPRVKPDDPKIISWIEGK from the coding sequence ATGAAATACAACCTGTTATTAACGTTAAGTTTGCTGATTTCGATGATCGCATTTAGCCAAACTAAAAAAACATTCCACGATTTTACGGTCGAAACTTTGACCGGCGATAAATTTGATCTTTCCTCCCTCAAAGGGAAAAAAGTTCTCGTTGTAAATACTGCATCCAAATGTGGTTTAACTCCTCAATATGAAGGGCTGCAAGCACTTTACGCAAAATATGGCGGCGACAATTTTACGATCATTGGCTTCCCTGCCAACAACTTCATGAACCAGGAACCGGGTACGGCCGAAGAGATTATGGAATTTTGCACAGCCAATTACGGCGTCGAATTTCCGATGATGGCTAAAGTATCAGTGAAAGGCGACGACATGTGCGAAGTGTACAAATGGTTGACAAGTAAGGATAAAAATGGTGTTTTGGACTCCGAGGTGGGCTGGAATTTTCAAAAGTACCTGATTGATGAGAATGGCCACTTGGTTGATATGGTTTCACCCCGGGTGAAGCCTGACGATCCAAAAATTATTTCCTGGATCGAAGGAAAATAA